From the genome of Streptosporangiales bacterium:
AGGAACAACAATGAGCACGATGACCTCCGTGCGGGCGAACGGCGTCGAACTCGGCGTCGAGACCTTCGGCCGCGATGACGATCCACTCGTGCTACTGGCCGGCGGACCCACGATGTTGTCGTGGCCCGACTCGGTGTGTGAGCGG
Proteins encoded in this window:
- a CDS encoding alpha/beta hydrolase — its product is MTSVRANGVELGVETFGRDDDPLVLLAGGPTMLSWPDSVCER